One window from the genome of Choloepus didactylus isolate mChoDid1 chromosome 2, mChoDid1.pri, whole genome shotgun sequence encodes:
- the LOC119527371 gene encoding cytochrome P450 4A6 isoform X2 — protein sequence MAAQSSPGVPVTSFPLVLWTQAGGRKEQFQKDQELQQLLKWAEKFPSACPRWMWGSRVVVVVYDPNYLKVILGRSDPKSHDFYRLLAPWIGYGLLLLHGQTWLQHRRMLTPAFHSDILKPYVGLMADSVRVMLDKWEKLIPQNSYLEITEHISLMTLDTIMKCAFSHEGSVQVDRKSYTYIQAVGDMSNLLFTRGRNVFYQNDIIYRLTPEGRWSHRACQLAHQHTDRVIQQRKARLQEEGELEMVRKKRHLDFLDILLFARVSVEKPEALPRRAEPRGTPCSLTMASPRWRMEAACLTRTFVLKWTRSCSRAMTPQPAASPGPSTPWPPTPSISRGAGRRSRVSSGMKAPSGGECSRWESSVLSVIEKPLVCPDPAYPQAGLCCRDHLDQMPYTTMCIKEALRLYPPVPNVSRELSKPITFPDGRSLPKGIITSLAIYTLHHNPNVWPNPEEFDPLRFAPGSERHSHAFLPFSGGSRNCIGKQFAMQELKVAVALTLLRFELTPDPNRVPSPVSRIVLKSKNGIHLQLKKLL from the exons TTCCAAAAGGATCAGGAGCTGCAACAGTTGCTGAAATGGGCAGAGAAATTCCCAAGTGCCTGCCCTCGCTGGATGTGGGGGAGTAGGGTCGTCGTTGTAGTCTATGACCCTAACTACCTGAAGGTGATTCTGGGGAGATCAG ACCCAAAGTCTCATGATTTCTACAGACTCTTGGCTCCCTGGATTG GGTATGGCTTGCTCCTGTTGCATGGGCAGACGTGGCTCCAGCACCGACGGATGCTGACTCCTGCCTTCCACTCTGACATCCTGAAGCCCTATGTGGGGCTCATGGCCGACTCGGTCCGAGTGATGCTG GACAAATGGGAGAAGCTCATCCCACAGAACTCATACCTGGAGATCACTGAACACATCTCCTTGATGACCCTGGACACCATCATGAAGTGTGCCTTCAGCCACGAAGGCAGCGTCCAGGTGGACAG GAAGTCCTACACCTACATCCAGGCTGTTGGGGACATGAGCAACCTGTTGTTTACCCGTGGGAGGAATGTCTTCTACCAGAATGACATCATCTACCGGCTGACCCCTGAGGGCCGCTGGAGCCACCGCGCCTGCCAGTTGGCCCATCAGCACACAG ACCGAGTGATCCAGCAGAGAAAGGCTCGCCTGCAGGAGGAGGGTGAGCTGGAAATGGTCAGGAAGAAGAGGCACTTGGACTTCTTGGACATCCTCCTCTTTGCCAGAGTGAGTGTGGAGAAGCCTGAGGCTTTGCCCAGAAGAGCAGAGCCCAGGGGCACACCCTGCTCTCTCACCATGGCTTCCCCCAGATGGAGAATGGAAGCAGCTTGTCTGACAAGGACCTTCGTGCTGAAGTGGACACGTTCATGTTCGAGGGCCATGACACCACAGCCAGCGGCTTCTCCTGGGCCCTCTACGCCCTGGCCGCCCACCCCCAGCATCAGCAGAGGTGCCGGGAGGAGATCCAGAGTCTCCTCGGGGATGAAGGCACCATCAGGTGGTGAGTGCTCAAGATGGGAGAGCTCTGTCCTGTCTGTGATAGAGAAGCCCCTGGTCTGCCCAGACCCTGCCTACCCTCAGGCTGGGCTTTGTTGCAGGGACCACCTGGACCAGATGCCCTATACCACCATGTGTATCAAGGAGGCGCTGCGGCTCTATCCTCCAGTGCCAAACGTTAGCCGAGAGCTCAGCAAGCCCATCACCTTCCCCGATGGACGCTCCTTACCCAAAG GAATCATAACCTCGTTGGCCATTTACACTCTTCACCACAACCCGAATGTGTGGCCGAACCCAGAG GAGTTTGATCCTCTCCGGTTTGCACCTGGTTCTGAGCGACATAGCCATGCTTTCCTGCCCTTCTCAGGAGGATCAAG GAATTGCATCGGGAAGCAGTTTGCCATGCAGGAGCTGAAGGTGGCTGTGGCCCTCACCCTGCTCCGCTTTGAGCTGACGCCAGACCCAAACAGGGTCCCCAGCCCTGTGTCAAGAATTGTGTTGAAATCTAAGAATGGGATCCACCTGCAGCTGAAGAAGCTGCTCTAA